A genomic window from Candidatus Methylomirabilota bacterium includes:
- a CDS encoding enoyl-CoA hydratase-related protein, whose translation MTTDLLETIKDGVAVLTMNRPDRLNAMSRPMLDAMLEALHRLADDPAVGAVVLTGAGRGFCAGGDVKAMAEGNELGG comes from the coding sequence AGACGATCAAGGACGGCGTCGCGGTACTGACCATGAACCGGCCCGACCGGCTGAATGCGATGTCGCGCCCGATGCTGGACGCGATGCTGGAGGCCCTCCATCGGCTGGCGGATGACCCGGCGGTGGGCGCGGTCGTGCTCACGGGCGCGGGCCGCGGCTTTTGCGCGGGCGGCGACGTCAAGGCCATGGCCGAGGGCAACGAGCTCGGCGGC